A stretch of the Comamonas testosteroni TK102 genome encodes the following:
- a CDS encoding Bug family tripartite tricarboxylate transporter substrate binding protein — translation MHTCTGRNVLLSALALSAATTAMAQISASSAPVRLLVGYSAGGPVDQGARLFAQALSKELGSPVTVENKTGANATLAGSEVMRAKPDGKTLWFAASPTITISPNVMKQMQFDPAKDLSALAPVLSYYNVLVINNNEPYKNAAELVSYAKAHPQKLSYGSAGIGGSNHLGALLFATRSGIEMNHVPYKGNAPAMNDVIGGQISMMMDIISTASTFIHSHKVRAVAVTSPRRNPSLPDVPTFAESGIEGLKGFDVGGWYGVYGPKGMSPQLVQQMNKAINAALGQPELKKRYAELGYDEWTGSAQTLADRAAKERAMWATVTHGIEIN, via the coding sequence ATGCACACCTGCACCGGTCGCAACGTTCTACTGTCCGCGTTGGCACTGAGCGCGGCCACCACGGCCATGGCCCAGATCAGTGCCAGCAGCGCCCCTGTTCGACTGCTGGTCGGCTACTCGGCCGGCGGCCCTGTGGACCAGGGCGCCCGCCTGTTTGCACAAGCGCTTTCCAAGGAGCTGGGCAGCCCGGTCACCGTGGAGAACAAGACCGGCGCCAATGCCACGCTGGCCGGCAGCGAGGTGATGCGCGCCAAGCCCGACGGCAAGACCCTCTGGTTTGCGGCCAGCCCCACCATCACCATCAGCCCCAATGTGATGAAGCAGATGCAGTTCGATCCGGCCAAGGATCTGAGCGCACTGGCGCCCGTGCTGAGCTACTACAACGTGCTGGTGATCAACAACAACGAGCCCTACAAAAACGCAGCCGAGCTGGTCAGCTACGCCAAGGCCCATCCCCAGAAACTCAGCTATGGCTCGGCAGGCATCGGCGGCTCCAACCATCTCGGCGCCCTGCTGTTCGCCACGCGCAGCGGCATCGAGATGAATCATGTGCCCTACAAAGGCAATGCCCCGGCCATGAACGATGTGATCGGCGGCCAGATCAGCATGATGATGGACATCATCAGCACCGCCAGCACCTTTATCCACAGCCACAAGGTACGGGCCGTGGCGGTGACCTCGCCCAGGCGCAACCCCTCTCTGCCCGATGTGCCGACCTTTGCCGAGTCCGGCATCGAGGGCCTCAAGGGCTTTGACGTGGGCGGCTGGTATGGAGTCTACGGACCCAAGGGCATGTCGCCGCAGCTGGTACAGCAGATGAACAAAGCCATCAATGCCGCACTGGGCCAGCCCGAGCTGAAAAAGCGCTACGCAGAACTGGGCTATGACGAATGGACCGGCTCTGCCCAGACGCTGGCCGATCGCGCCGCCAAGGAGCGCGCCATGTGGGCCACCGTGACCCATGGCATCGAGATCAACTGA
- a CDS encoding Zn-ribbon domain-containing OB-fold protein — MHLSAQTHYQAELDAGRFAIQQCTACQQHVLTPRELCPHCGASPLRWVRPSGQGTVYSTTTIARKAEAGGDYNVALIDLDEDVRMMSRIEGIAPERVQIGMRVTAQTIQHNGKGLVVFHPAVNAPGEVA; from the coding sequence ATGCACTTAAGCGCGCAGACCCATTACCAGGCCGAACTGGATGCCGGCCGATTCGCCATCCAGCAATGCACGGCCTGCCAGCAACATGTGTTAACTCCCCGTGAGCTGTGCCCGCACTGCGGCGCCAGCCCGCTGCGCTGGGTACGCCCCAGCGGCCAGGGCACGGTCTACTCCACCACCACCATCGCCCGCAAAGCCGAAGCCGGCGGTGACTACAACGTGGCGCTGATCGATCTGGATGAAGACGTGCGCATGATGAGCCGCATCGAAGGCATTGCACCCGAGCGCGTGCAGATCGGCATGCGGGTCACTGCCCAGACGATCCAGCACAACGGCAAGGGACTGGTCGTATTCCACCCCGCCGTCAATGCACCAGGAGAGGTCGCATGA
- a CDS encoding Bug family tripartite tricarboxylate transporter substrate binding protein — translation MPSHAVSLNRRHLLAAAVLSSLGNASWSQASQWPVKAVKFTVPFPPGGPVDTTARIFTQKLTTMWNQAAIIDNRAGAGGVVGAAAAAKDPADGYNFFVGSIHHAVNPWLMGKLSYDIERDFVPVSFAALFPVFLVTHPSVPANNVKELIALSQKGTVLSYGSSGNGGGTHLAGELFNMEAGTQLQHIPYKGSAPAMTDLLGGQIQLMFADAPSALQHIRTGRIKVLGVASKKRSDMLPQVPTIAESGGLPNYEAYSWAALFAPAKTPEAVLAKLNADFNLALSDPAVRTRLLEAGAEGDPGTPEEMRLRLKAELRKWQKVIQTAGIKAG, via the coding sequence ATGCCATCCCACGCCGTTTCCCTGAACCGCCGCCATCTGCTCGCAGCGGCCGTGCTCAGCTCCCTGGGCAATGCCTCCTGGTCCCAGGCCAGCCAATGGCCAGTCAAGGCCGTGAAGTTCACCGTGCCGTTTCCTCCCGGCGGCCCGGTGGACACCACGGCGCGCATCTTCACGCAAAAGCTGACCACGATGTGGAACCAGGCCGCCATCATCGACAACCGTGCCGGCGCGGGCGGCGTGGTCGGTGCCGCGGCTGCAGCCAAGGATCCCGCCGATGGCTACAACTTCTTTGTCGGCTCCATCCACCATGCAGTGAATCCCTGGCTGATGGGCAAGCTGTCCTATGACATCGAAAGGGACTTTGTCCCCGTCAGCTTTGCCGCGCTGTTCCCGGTCTTTCTGGTGACCCATCCCTCCGTGCCGGCGAACAATGTCAAAGAGCTGATAGCCCTGTCCCAAAAAGGCACGGTGCTCAGCTATGGCTCCTCCGGCAATGGCGGCGGCACCCACCTGGCCGGCGAACTCTTCAACATGGAAGCCGGCACCCAGCTGCAGCACATTCCCTACAAGGGCAGTGCACCTGCCATGACCGACTTGCTGGGCGGGCAGATCCAGCTGATGTTTGCCGATGCCCCCTCGGCCCTGCAACACATCAGGACAGGCCGTATCAAGGTGCTGGGCGTGGCCAGCAAGAAGCGCTCGGACATGCTGCCCCAGGTGCCGACGATTGCCGAATCCGGCGGTCTGCCGAACTATGAAGCCTATTCATGGGCAGCGCTGTTTGCACCAGCCAAGACGCCGGAGGCAGTGCTGGCCAAGCTGAACGCCGACTTCAACCTGGCCCTGAGCGATCCTGCCGTCAGGACCCGTCTGCTGGAGGCCGGCGCCGAAGGCGATCCTGGCACGCCCGAAGAGATGCGCCTACGTCTGAAAGCCGAGCTCCGGAAATGGCAGAAGGTGATACAGACCGCAGGCATCAAGGCCGGCTGA
- a CDS encoding thiolase, with protein MSVSLPSSSLDAATVNRALRGKVAIAGAATYGCGEAPGMDDMTLLVRAAHAAVADAGLTMQDIDGLATCSVTASMWAMPVIEHLGINPSYIDGTMLGGSSFVAHLLPAMRALEAGQCKAVLICYGSAQRSGSAGRKDIVAARRTMDPQPYEHPYEPLLPASAYALAAQRHMHQYGTTREQLAEVAVAARAWAQLNPEAFMRDPLTIDDVLKARMVSSPLGVRDCCLVTDGAGAIVLTRADRARDLPQPPVYILGNSTACWNRQISCMPDLTVTSATQSGRQAFAMAGLTPADMDMAQLYDAFTINTILFLEDLGFCRKGEGGSFVQGGAIAPGGRLAVNTNGGGLSCVHPGMYGVFLLIEAVRQLRGQAGQRQLARHSTAVVHGNGGTLSSQATAVLGTAQAL; from the coding sequence ATGAGCGTTTCTCTGCCTTCATCCAGCCTGGATGCCGCAACCGTGAATCGTGCCCTGCGCGGCAAGGTTGCCATTGCCGGCGCTGCCACCTATGGCTGCGGCGAAGCCCCCGGCATGGACGATATGACGCTGCTGGTACGTGCTGCCCACGCGGCCGTGGCCGATGCCGGCCTGACCATGCAGGACATCGACGGCCTTGCCACCTGCAGCGTCACCGCCAGCATGTGGGCCATGCCGGTGATCGAACATCTGGGCATCAATCCCAGCTACATCGACGGCACCATGCTGGGCGGCAGCAGCTTCGTGGCCCATTTGCTGCCCGCCATGCGCGCGCTGGAAGCCGGCCAGTGCAAAGCCGTGCTGATCTGCTACGGCAGCGCCCAGCGCTCAGGTTCCGCAGGCCGCAAGGACATCGTGGCCGCGCGCCGCACCATGGACCCTCAGCCTTATGAACACCCTTACGAGCCGCTGCTGCCGGCCTCGGCCTATGCGCTGGCTGCCCAGCGCCATATGCACCAGTACGGCACCACTCGCGAGCAGCTGGCCGAGGTGGCGGTAGCGGCCCGTGCCTGGGCCCAGCTCAACCCCGAAGCCTTTATGCGCGACCCGCTCACCATCGACGATGTGCTGAAGGCGCGCATGGTCTCCAGTCCCCTGGGCGTGCGCGACTGCTGTCTGGTCACCGACGGTGCCGGCGCCATCGTGCTCACCCGCGCAGACCGTGCCAGGGATCTGCCACAGCCCCCCGTCTACATCCTGGGCAATTCCACGGCCTGCTGGAACCGCCAGATCTCCTGCATGCCCGATCTGACCGTGACCTCGGCCACCCAATCCGGCCGGCAGGCCTTTGCCATGGCAGGGCTGACGCCAGCCGACATGGACATGGCCCAGCTGTATGACGCCTTCACGATAAACACCATCCTTTTCCTGGAAGACCTGGGCTTTTGCCGCAAGGGCGAGGGCGGCTCCTTTGTGCAAGGCGGCGCCATCGCCCCCGGCGGCCGTCTGGCCGTGAACACCAATGGCGGCGGCCTGTCCTGCGTCCACCCGGGCATGTATGGCGTGTTCCTGCTGATCGAGGCCGTGCGCCAGCTGCGCGGTCAGGCCGGCCAGCGACAGCTGGCACGCCACAGCACGGCCGTGGTCCATGGCAATGGCGGCACGCTGTCCAGCCAGGCCACGGCGGTTCTGGGAACCGCGCAGGCACTCTAA
- a CDS encoding enoyl-CoA hydratase/isomerase family protein — MNAAAVLTAVENGVGTISLNRPEARNALSLEVRDGLARAVVQMRDDANVHTVILTGAGGAFCSGGDIGLMMNSRQDGVAHRERMRALHQWFSELVNMEKPVIAAVDGAAFGAGLSLALAADFVLATRRSKFCAVFGRIGLVPDLGAMQLLPRIVGLQKAKELVFTARTVAADEAKALGMVYDLVEDAAALQLAAQQLAARFADASTTAVGMAKNIMNQSFELNAHAMAELEASAQAICRGSDYHLDAVRRFKDKQALRFDWDRKE, encoded by the coding sequence ATGAACGCTGCTGCCGTACTGACCGCCGTGGAAAACGGTGTGGGAACCATTAGCCTCAACCGACCCGAAGCACGCAACGCCCTGAGCCTGGAAGTGCGCGACGGTCTGGCCCGGGCCGTAGTCCAGATGCGCGACGACGCCAATGTGCACACCGTGATTCTCACCGGCGCCGGCGGCGCCTTCTGTTCGGGCGGCGACATCGGTCTGATGATGAACAGCCGGCAAGACGGCGTGGCTCACCGGGAGCGCATGCGAGCCTTGCACCAATGGTTTTCCGAGCTGGTGAACATGGAAAAGCCGGTGATTGCCGCCGTCGATGGCGCGGCCTTTGGTGCCGGACTGAGCCTGGCCCTGGCTGCCGACTTTGTGCTTGCCACACGGCGCTCCAAGTTCTGCGCCGTCTTCGGTCGCATCGGCCTGGTGCCAGACCTGGGCGCCATGCAGCTGCTGCCACGCATCGTGGGTCTGCAAAAAGCCAAGGAGCTGGTGTTCACCGCACGTACCGTGGCTGCGGACGAGGCCAAGGCTCTGGGCATGGTCTACGACCTCGTCGAAGACGCTGCGGCATTGCAGCTGGCGGCCCAGCAACTGGCCGCCCGTTTTGCCGACGCATCGACGACGGCCGTCGGCATGGCCAAGAACATCATGAACCAGTCCTTCGAGCTGAACGCCCATGCCATGGCGGAGCTGGAAGCCAGTGCACAAGCCATTTGCCGCGGCTCCGACTACCACCTGGACGCAGTGCGCCGCTTCAAGGACAAGCAAGCACTGCGCTTTGACTGGGATCGCAAGGAATGA
- a CDS encoding acetyl-CoA C-acetyltransferase, whose protein sequence is MRRAAIVSPLRTPVGTFGGSLRPVPVEELAATTVRAVVERSGIDPARIDDVVFAQSYASSETPCVGRWAALQAGLPVEVPGMQLDRRCGGGLQAVATAAMMVQSGTSDVVIAGGVESMSNIEYYSPDMRWGARSGNVRMYDRLDRGRERSQPVERFGKISGMIETAENLARDYGISRDAADAFAMRSHQRAADAWAAGRFRHEVVPVSVPQRKGAPLLFSQDEGFRAATTMDSLASLRVLMPGGTVTAGNASQQNDASAACLIVAEDKLAELGLTPMAALVGWAAAGCEPSHMGIGPVAAVKKLLARLHLTLDDMDLVELNEAFACQVLAVLKGWEWHDQAAIEHKLNVNGSGISLGHPIGATGVRILATLLHELERRKGRYGLETMCIGGGQGIAAVFERY, encoded by the coding sequence ATGCGCCGCGCCGCCATTGTTTCCCCGCTTCGCACCCCCGTCGGTACTTTCGGAGGCAGCCTGCGCCCCGTCCCCGTGGAGGAGCTGGCTGCCACCACGGTGCGCGCCGTGGTAGAGCGCAGCGGCATAGACCCCGCCCGCATCGATGATGTGGTGTTCGCCCAGTCGTATGCCAGCAGCGAGACCCCTTGCGTGGGCCGCTGGGCCGCCCTGCAGGCCGGCCTGCCGGTGGAGGTGCCCGGCATGCAGCTGGACCGCCGCTGCGGCGGTGGCCTGCAGGCCGTTGCCACGGCAGCCATGATGGTGCAAAGCGGCACGTCCGACGTGGTGATTGCCGGCGGCGTGGAGAGCATGAGCAACATCGAGTACTACAGCCCCGACATGCGCTGGGGCGCGCGCTCGGGCAATGTGCGCATGTACGACCGCCTGGATCGCGGCCGTGAGCGCTCGCAGCCCGTGGAGCGCTTTGGCAAGATCTCGGGAATGATCGAGACGGCCGAGAACCTGGCCCGCGACTACGGCATCAGCCGCGATGCGGCCGACGCCTTTGCCATGCGCAGCCACCAGCGTGCCGCCGATGCCTGGGCCGCTGGCCGCTTTCGCCACGAAGTCGTTCCCGTGAGCGTGCCCCAGCGCAAGGGCGCGCCTCTGCTGTTCAGCCAGGACGAGGGCTTTCGCGCCGCCACCACCATGGACAGTCTGGCCAGCTTGCGCGTGCTGATGCCGGGCGGCACGGTGACGGCGGGCAACGCCAGCCAGCAAAACGATGCTTCGGCGGCCTGCCTGATCGTGGCCGAGGACAAGCTGGCCGAACTGGGCCTGACGCCCATGGCCGCCCTGGTGGGATGGGCGGCAGCGGGCTGCGAGCCTTCGCACATGGGCATAGGCCCCGTCGCGGCCGTAAAGAAGCTGCTGGCACGCCTGCACCTCACGCTGGACGACATGGATCTGGTGGAACTCAATGAGGCCTTTGCCTGCCAGGTGCTGGCCGTGCTCAAAGGCTGGGAGTGGCATGACCAGGCGGCCATCGAGCACAAGCTGAACGTGAATGGCTCCGGCATCTCGCTGGGCCACCCCATTGGCGCCACCGGCGTGCGCATTCTGGCCACGCTGCTGCACGAACTTGAACGGCGCAAGGGCCGCTATGGCCTGGAGACCATGTGCATCGGTGGCGGCCAGGGCATTGCCGCCGTTTTCGAGCGTTACTGA
- a CDS encoding acetyl-CoA hydrolase/transferase family protein, whose product MSTIAARLQALLRPGDTLWWGQATAEPLTLTRTLVQHRHALAQGGRLQVFVGLGLSDTLQPAHADVLDFLGYAASGPHRALAQAGVLDIIPSHYSQLPPLIAQGHIPADVVLLQVSPPDAQGRHSLGQVREYLPAAMERARVIVGEVHRDVPWTAGGPYLQADDFDLLIDSDANLLDMARTEPGAVEQAIAAHIAGLVEDGSCLQLGVGNLPEAVLTALHRHKDLGLHSGAIGDGVVALAEAGVLTHARKSVDPGIGTAGVLMGGAGLRQWAHCNPRLQMRDTAYTHHPEVLAAMDKLVAINSAIEVDLTGQINAEVASGIYMGAVGGAVDFLRGAARSKGGLPILALPSTAKTHSRIVPRLGGPVSTPRADAGLIVTEHGVADLRGQPLSRRVRRLIDIAAPQHREHLEQQAHGLLRQCGAAFPC is encoded by the coding sequence ATGAGCACGATTGCTGCGCGACTGCAGGCCTTGCTGCGTCCCGGCGACACCTTGTGGTGGGGTCAGGCCACGGCCGAGCCGCTGACCTTGACCCGCACCTTGGTGCAGCACCGTCATGCGCTGGCGCAAGGTGGTCGGTTGCAGGTGTTTGTGGGCCTGGGCCTGTCGGACACCCTGCAGCCCGCACATGCAGATGTGCTGGATTTTCTGGGCTATGCCGCCAGCGGCCCCCACCGCGCGCTGGCCCAGGCCGGCGTGCTGGACATCATTCCCTCGCACTACTCGCAGCTGCCGCCATTGATTGCACAAGGCCATATTCCGGCCGATGTGGTGTTGCTTCAGGTCTCTCCGCCCGATGCACAGGGCCGCCACAGCCTGGGGCAGGTGCGCGAGTACCTGCCCGCCGCCATGGAGCGCGCCCGTGTCATCGTGGGCGAAGTCCACCGCGATGTACCGTGGACTGCAGGTGGCCCCTATCTGCAAGCTGACGACTTCGATCTGCTCATCGATTCCGACGCCAACTTGCTCGACATGGCCCGCACGGAGCCGGGCGCCGTAGAGCAGGCGATTGCAGCCCATATTGCCGGTCTGGTTGAGGATGGCAGCTGCCTGCAGCTGGGCGTGGGCAATCTGCCCGAAGCCGTGCTGACCGCACTGCACCGGCACAAGGACCTGGGCCTGCATAGCGGCGCCATCGGCGACGGGGTGGTCGCCCTGGCCGAGGCCGGCGTGCTGACCCACGCGCGCAAGAGCGTAGATCCCGGCATCGGCACCGCAGGCGTGCTGATGGGCGGGGCAGGCCTGCGCCAATGGGCCCATTGCAACCCAAGGCTGCAGATGCGCGACACCGCTTACACCCACCACCCCGAAGTCTTGGCAGCCATGGACAAGCTGGTGGCCATCAATTCCGCCATTGAAGTGGATCTGACCGGTCAGATCAATGCCGAGGTGGCCAGCGGCATCTATATGGGCGCCGTCGGCGGCGCCGTGGACTTTCTGCGCGGTGCTGCCCGCAGCAAAGGCGGCCTGCCGATTCTGGCCCTGCCCTCCACCGCCAAGACACACAGCCGCATCGTGCCCCGGCTTGGCGGACCGGTAAGCACGCCGCGCGCCGATGCCGGACTGATCGTCACGGAGCACGGCGTGGCCGACCTGCGCGGCCAACCGCTGTCCCGGCGCGTGCGCCGCCTGATCGACATTGCCGCACCGCAACACCGAGAACATCTGGAACAGCAGGCCCATGGTCTGCTGCGTCAGTGCGGAGCAGCTTTCCCTTGCTGA